Proteins from a genomic interval of Staphylococcus debuckii:
- a CDS encoding metal-sulfur cluster assembly factor: MEEALKDNILGALENVIDPELGIDVVNLGLIYKVDLDDDGLCKVEMTLTSMGCPLGPQIIEQIKMVLAEIPEIQDTEVNIVWNPPWNKDMMSRYAKIALGVS; this comes from the coding sequence ATGGAAGAAGCATTAAAAGATAATATTCTAGGCGCATTAGAGAATGTAATTGACCCTGAATTAGGCATTGATGTCGTAAACTTGGGTTTAATATATAAAGTAGACCTTGATGATGATGGTTTATGCAAAGTTGAAATGACTTTAACTTCAATGGGTTGTCCGCTTGGACCGCAAATCATCGAACAAATTAAAATGGTGCTTGCAGAAATTCCTGAAATTCAAGATACAGAAGTGAATATCGTATGGAATCCACCATGGAATAAAGACATGATGTCACGTTACGCAAAAATTGCGTTAGGTGTCAGCTAA
- a CDS encoding YisL family protein, with product MLHLHIFSWVIGIILFIVSYLSFTQSGAPKKAYKPLHMTLRLFLVLILFSGVWQVVEEFATATGSMHMLLTLKMVCGVGVVALMEVTLVRKQRGVSHKGLFWGTIALIIVTMAIGIILPNGPISSMFGIGK from the coding sequence ATGTTACACTTACACATTTTCAGCTGGGTAATCGGTATTATTTTATTTATCGTCTCTTATCTCAGTTTTACTCAATCCGGCGCACCAAAGAAAGCTTATAAACCATTGCATATGACTTTAAGATTATTCTTAGTATTAATCTTGTTCAGCGGTGTTTGGCAAGTGGTAGAAGAATTTGCTACCGCAACAGGAAGCATGCACATGTTATTAACTTTAAAAATGGTCTGTGGTGTCGGCGTTGTAGCACTTATGGAAGTCACATTAGTACGTAAACAACGTGGCGTGTCTCATAAAGGTTTATTCTGGGGGACTATCGCTCTAATTATCGTTACAATGGCAATAGGTATTATCTTACCTAATGGACCGATTTCAAGTATGTTCGGTATCGGAAAATAA
- a CDS encoding fumarylacetoacetate hydrolase family protein gives MKFLSFKHNDETSYGVKVKREEAAWDLRKVFADFGEGDFHPKTLLEGLEQNHTLDFQEQVRKAVVAATDSPNSEDYKVQFSDIEFLPPVTPPNNVIAFGRNYKKHADELNHSVERLYVFTKAASSLTGDESTIPNHKDITDTLDYEGELGVVIGKAGEKIPTGLALDYVYGYTIINDITDRTAQRQQDQAFLSKSLTGGCPMGPYIVTKDELPTPEDVNIVTKVNNDIRQDGNTSQMILKIDELIAEISKYVALHPGDIIATGTPAGVGAGMNPPQYLQPGDEVKVTIDNIGTLTNFIAKEEE, from the coding sequence ATGAAATTCCTATCATTCAAACACAATGATGAAACATCATATGGAGTAAAGGTAAAACGTGAAGAAGCAGCTTGGGATTTAAGAAAAGTTTTTGCTGATTTTGGCGAAGGTGATTTTCATCCTAAGACTTTATTAGAAGGTTTAGAACAAAACCATACTTTAGATTTCCAAGAACAGGTACGTAAAGCAGTGGTAGCGGCTACAGATAGTCCTAACTCAGAGGATTATAAAGTTCAATTTTCTGATATTGAATTCTTACCTCCTGTCACACCACCGAATAATGTCATTGCTTTCGGCCGTAATTATAAAAAACATGCAGATGAATTAAATCATAGCGTAGAAAGATTATATGTATTTACTAAAGCTGCATCATCTTTAACAGGTGATGAATCTACAATTCCTAACCATAAAGATATTACAGACACATTGGATTATGAAGGTGAACTAGGAGTTGTGATTGGTAAAGCAGGAGAGAAAATTCCGACAGGCTTGGCTTTAGACTATGTATATGGTTATACAATTATTAATGATATTACTGACCGTACAGCCCAACGCCAACAAGATCAGGCATTTCTGTCTAAAAGTTTAACTGGCGGCTGCCCAATGGGACCATATATCGTTACTAAAGATGAATTGCCTACACCAGAAGATGTTAATATCGTCACTAAAGTAAATAATGATATTCGTCAAGATGGCAATACGAGTCAAATGATTCTTAAGATTGATGAGTTAATTGCTGAGATTTCTAAATATGTTGCATTACATCCAGGTGATATTATTGCAACAGGTACACCAGCAGGAGTAGGAGCAGGCATGAATCCTCCGCAATACTTGCAACCTGGTGATGAAGTCAAAGTAACGATCGATAATATTGGAACACTTACAAACTTTATTGCAAAAGAAGAAGAATAG
- a CDS encoding Cof-type HAD-IIB family hydrolase has translation MEPYLICLDLDGTLLNDEKEISPYTLKVLEKLKEQGHYIMIATGRPFRASKPYYEQLGLDTPIVNFNGAFVHNPTDSDAPVTHETLDPDLASSIIESLQKMQVKNIIAEVKDHVYIDNFDQHLFDGFSMGNPKIETGDIVNQLKEPPTSILVEADEVMIPRVKQMLSRFYAESIEHRRWGAPFPVIEIVKRGISKARGIDSVKDELGVDRNHIIAFGDEDNDTEMIKYAKHGVAMANGLDELKHIANEITYSNNQNGIGRYLNDFFSLNIPYNEETKVYSR, from the coding sequence ATGGAACCTTATTTAATTTGTTTAGATTTAGACGGAACATTATTGAACGATGAAAAAGAAATCTCACCTTACACTTTAAAAGTCTTAGAAAAACTTAAAGAACAAGGTCATTATATTATGATAGCCACAGGCAGACCTTTTCGTGCCAGCAAGCCTTATTATGAACAATTAGGCCTTGATACTCCTATAGTCAATTTCAACGGGGCATTTGTACATAATCCAACTGATTCAGATGCACCTGTCACACATGAAACGCTTGATCCGGATTTAGCCTCAAGTATTATTGAATCTCTGCAAAAAATGCAAGTTAAAAATATTATTGCCGAAGTAAAAGATCATGTTTACATCGATAATTTCGATCAACATTTATTCGATGGTTTTTCAATGGGCAACCCAAAAATTGAAACAGGTGATATTGTAAACCAATTGAAAGAACCGCCGACTTCAATTTTAGTCGAAGCAGATGAAGTGATGATTCCTCGCGTTAAACAAATGTTATCCCGCTTCTACGCTGAAAGTATTGAACATAGACGTTGGGGTGCGCCTTTTCCAGTTATTGAAATTGTAAAAAGAGGTATTAGTAAAGCACGTGGCATTGATAGTGTCAAAGACGAATTAGGTGTCGACCGCAATCATATCATTGCTTTCGGCGATGAAGATAATGACACGGAAATGATTAAATATGCTAAACATGGTGTCGCTATGGCAAATGGTTTAGACGAACTCAAGCATATTGCTAATGAAATTACTTATTCTAATAATCAAAACGGCATCGGAAGATATCTGAATGATTTCTTCAGCCTGAATATCCCATATAATGAAGAAACGAAAGTTTATTCCAGATAA
- a CDS encoding acyltransferase family protein — protein MNNLKRSSGNNNSPKKMNYMPGLDGLRAIAVLGIIIYHLNKQWLAGGFLGVDTFFVISGYLITSLLLIEYKKNGRIDLKKFWYRRIKRLIPAMVFVVSIVTIITLILQRDEIIRVKQDAFAALFYVSNWWYIAKDVNYFDQFSFEPMKHLWSLAIEEQFYLFFPLVLILLLRKVKKPKQITLIFWVISLVSLLAMVLLTHPGMNFSRVYFGTDTRLQTLLLGVILAFVWPPNRLKKDPPLAVRSLVDIVGVIALAILICLFIYVDDQSYWIYNGGFYLISGITLFLIASIVHPSGLLARFMGNPIFVYLGKRSYSLYLWHFPVIIFTHRYFVAGQIPVYVYLIDLLLTVGMAEFSYRYVETPFRKKGFKALSVQKWTKGAVVRWILILLILIPFILILAGLFDKYGKDTVGDKATQFDTNSIDKYVVRPIPYGKMDFLGNGGGKEPEENTEVYENEKPLLIGDSVMVDIGEYFKESVPRSVIDGKVGRNMYQAKPLIDSQYGHYNQKGDKVIIELGTNGDFDKNQLDSVIDSFGKADVYLVNTRVPRSYEKHVNELMKEAADKHKNVKLVDWYSRSAGHTEYFAPDGIHLEYSGVKALSDEIIKTMGLKKDKD, from the coding sequence ATGAACAATTTGAAGCGCAGTTCAGGAAATAACAACTCGCCGAAGAAGATGAATTACATGCCTGGCCTCGATGGGTTACGAGCAATTGCGGTTCTAGGAATCATTATTTATCATTTAAATAAACAATGGCTCGCAGGCGGTTTCTTAGGTGTAGATACATTCTTTGTTATTTCTGGATATTTGATTACAAGTCTCTTGTTGATTGAATATAAAAAGAATGGAAGAATTGATTTAAAAAAATTCTGGTATAGACGAATTAAACGCTTGATACCTGCTATGGTATTTGTGGTCAGCATCGTGACCATTATCACATTGATATTACAGAGAGACGAAATCATAAGAGTAAAACAAGATGCATTTGCGGCCCTCTTTTATGTATCCAACTGGTGGTACATTGCTAAAGACGTCAACTATTTTGACCAATTCTCATTTGAACCGATGAAACATTTATGGTCATTAGCGATAGAAGAACAATTTTATCTGTTTTTCCCGTTGGTTTTAATCTTATTGCTTCGCAAAGTTAAAAAACCAAAACAGATTACATTGATTTTTTGGGTAATATCTTTAGTTTCATTGCTTGCAATGGTACTTCTGACACATCCAGGAATGAATTTCTCACGTGTATATTTCGGTACAGATACAAGATTGCAAACTTTATTATTAGGCGTAATTTTAGCCTTTGTCTGGCCGCCGAATCGTTTGAAGAAAGATCCACCGCTCGCGGTGCGTTCTCTCGTAGACATTGTAGGGGTCATTGCATTAGCGATTTTAATCTGTCTCTTCATATATGTAGATGATCAAAGCTATTGGATTTATAACGGCGGATTCTACTTGATTTCAGGTATCACATTATTTTTAATTGCCAGTATCGTACATCCGTCTGGGCTCTTAGCCAGATTTATGGGTAATCCTATATTTGTGTATCTCGGCAAACGTTCGTATAGTTTATATCTATGGCATTTTCCAGTGATTATCTTTACGCATCGTTACTTTGTAGCTGGACAAATTCCAGTATATGTATATTTGATTGATTTGCTCTTGACGGTAGGAATGGCAGAGTTCTCATATCGTTATGTAGAAACGCCTTTCCGCAAAAAAGGTTTCAAAGCCTTGTCAGTGCAAAAATGGACAAAAGGTGCGGTGGTACGTTGGATTCTCATCCTTCTCATCTTGATTCCATTTATCCTGATATTAGCTGGTTTATTCGATAAATATGGAAAAGATACGGTCGGAGATAAGGCAACACAATTTGATACAAACAGTATTGATAAATATGTAGTTCGACCTATTCCATATGGCAAGATGGACTTCTTAGGCAACGGCGGAGGCAAGGAACCTGAAGAGAATACCGAGGTTTATGAAAATGAAAAACCACTCTTAATTGGTGACTCCGTAATGGTAGATATCGGTGAATACTTTAAAGAAAGTGTTCCGCGTTCAGTGATTGACGGTAAAGTTGGCAGAAACATGTACCAAGCGAAACCACTGATTGATTCTCAATATGGACATTATAATCAAAAAGGAGACAAGGTTATCATTGAACTAGGTACCAATGGAGATTTCGATAAAAATCAACTTGATTCTGTTATCGATTCATTTGGTAAAGCGGATGTTTATCTGGTCAACACACGTGTGCCGCGTTCTTATGAAAAACATGTAAACGAATTGATGAAAGAAGCGGCGGATAAACATAAAAATGTGAAATTAGTGGATTGGTACAGCAGATCAGCTGGCCACACTGAATACTTTGCTCCTGATGGTATTCATCTAGAATACTCTGGTGTTAAGGCACTCTCTGATGAAATTATTAAAACAATGGGTTTAAAGAAAGATAAAGATTAG
- the addA gene encoding helicase-exonuclease AddAB subunit AddA: MIPEKPNDVIWTDDQWKSIYAKGQDTLVAAAAGSGKTAVLVERIIQRILQDEIDVDRLLVVTFTNLSAREMKHRVEKRIQKASIDDPSNTHLKNQRVKIHQAQISTLHSFCLKLIQQHYDVLDIDPNFRTSSEAENILLLEQTIDEVLEAYYAELNESFIDLSEQLSSDRSDDKLRQIIKRVYYFAVANPQPKQWLASLVNPYIDEQAQEEFLELLMDLAKVFMHTALENINKSYDLYSELAGVDKQLEVVEEERAFIARAMEGGLLNTELISKHGFVARFPSATKKIKEANDGNLEALESAKAYYDDYKGAVEKVQQDYFSRSAEDLKADMEKLAPRVEILSRIAQDVIDTFSKKKRSRNILDFSDYEHFALKILMREDGTPTELAKHYRQSFDEILVDEYQDTNRVQEQILSCIKRGDETNGNLFMVGDVKQSIYKFRQADPSLFIEKYTRFSQDGTTGMRIDLSQNFRSRPEVLSTTNYLFKHMMDESVGEIIYDEAAQLYYGAPFDKKPHPLNLNVMVEDKESELTGTEQEAEYIVNQVEDIMNHREVYDMSTGNYRKPSYKDIVILERGYNRSRELQQAFKNRDIPFHVNSKAGYFEQTEVRLVLSFLRTVDNPLQDIYLVGLMRSVIYQFTEDELAQIRVCSPNDDYFYQSIQHYLKNEESDSGLVDKLQAFLKDLKFYQDFSLEHPVYQLIDRFYNDRFVIQYFSGMIGGKGRRANLYGLYNKAVEFENSSFRGLFQFIRFIDELIDRGKDFGEENVVGPNDDVVRMMTVHASKGLEFPFVIYSGLSKQFNRSDLYQPVILNQKYGMGMTYFDVEKDAAYPSLASVTLKAITEKEMISEEMRLMYVALTRAKEQLFLVGRVKAEKELDKMLNTAISNNMLPMSYRLEVKNPLQLIYAILAKYQAHNLTRDLKFERNIDELDDSIHPYAEIHIDEYSEISQEIQHKENEDFRTVNDIVNYQATQPKRQQMIAEQLDYQYPYPADIVKPTKQSVSELKRQLDTEETGTSYERVRQYQLGASTYERPKFMRQHKKRKANEIGTLMHTVMQHLPFKKERMTSAELDEYIDELIEKNIIEDDAKPDIRVDEVMDFIESDLYMDIAQSDQIMREMPFVVNQAKVDHQMSNDEDVSIIQGMIDLIYRKDGEYFFVDYKTDAFNRRRGISDEELGEQLKARYEVQMYYYQSALETILQREVKGFLYFFKFGTLSLDEKHEH; the protein is encoded by the coding sequence ATGATACCTGAAAAACCGAATGACGTAATTTGGACAGATGATCAATGGAAAAGTATTTATGCGAAAGGCCAAGATACCTTAGTAGCGGCTGCTGCAGGATCAGGTAAAACAGCGGTTCTGGTTGAACGTATCATTCAACGTATCCTTCAAGATGAAATCGATGTCGACCGTTTGCTCGTAGTGACGTTTACCAATTTAAGTGCCAGAGAAATGAAGCATCGTGTGGAGAAACGTATTCAAAAGGCTTCAATAGATGACCCTAGTAACACTCATTTGAAGAACCAAAGGGTGAAAATTCATCAAGCGCAAATTTCTACTTTGCATAGTTTTTGTTTGAAGCTCATTCAACAACATTATGACGTATTAGATATTGATCCTAATTTCAGAACGAGCAGTGAAGCAGAAAATATTCTATTGCTAGAGCAAACTATCGATGAAGTATTAGAAGCGTATTATGCTGAATTAAATGAATCATTCATTGATTTATCTGAGCAGCTCTCATCTGATAGAAGCGATGATAAGCTGCGCCAAATTATTAAGAGGGTCTATTATTTTGCAGTAGCGAATCCTCAGCCTAAACAGTGGCTTGCTTCATTAGTCAATCCATATATAGATGAACAAGCACAAGAGGAATTTTTAGAATTACTTATGGATTTAGCGAAAGTGTTTATGCATACCGCCTTAGAAAATATCAATAAGAGCTATGATTTGTACAGTGAGCTAGCAGGTGTTGATAAACAATTAGAAGTAGTAGAAGAAGAACGCGCTTTCATAGCACGCGCAATGGAAGGCGGTCTATTGAATACAGAATTAATAAGTAAGCATGGATTTGTAGCGCGCTTTCCAAGTGCAACTAAGAAAATTAAAGAAGCCAATGATGGAAACCTAGAAGCATTAGAGAGTGCCAAGGCTTATTATGATGACTATAAAGGTGCAGTAGAAAAGGTACAACAAGACTACTTTTCACGCTCGGCTGAAGATTTGAAAGCTGATATGGAAAAATTAGCGCCGCGTGTAGAAATACTGTCACGCATTGCTCAAGATGTCATCGATACCTTTTCCAAAAAGAAAAGAAGCCGAAATATCTTAGATTTCTCTGACTATGAACATTTTGCGCTGAAAATTTTAATGCGTGAGGATGGGACTCCGACAGAGCTTGCTAAACATTATCGTCAAAGCTTTGATGAAATACTAGTGGATGAATATCAAGATACGAACCGCGTACAAGAACAGATTTTAAGCTGTATCAAACGTGGCGATGAAACAAACGGCAATTTATTCATGGTAGGTGATGTGAAGCAGTCTATTTATAAATTCAGACAAGCCGATCCGAGTCTCTTTATTGAGAAATATACGCGCTTCTCTCAAGATGGCACAACAGGTATGCGCATTGATTTATCCCAAAATTTCCGTTCGCGTCCAGAAGTACTCTCTACTACTAATTATTTGTTTAAACACATGATGGATGAATCAGTAGGGGAAATTATTTATGATGAAGCGGCACAACTCTACTATGGAGCACCATTTGATAAGAAACCGCACCCTCTAAATTTAAATGTAATGGTCGAAGATAAAGAGTCTGAGTTGACTGGGACAGAACAAGAAGCGGAATATATCGTAAATCAAGTAGAAGATATTATGAATCATCGAGAGGTTTATGATATGTCTACCGGCAACTACCGAAAGCCTTCTTACAAAGATATTGTCATTTTAGAGCGGGGCTATAATCGTTCTAGAGAATTGCAGCAAGCTTTTAAAAACAGAGATATTCCTTTCCACGTTAATAGTAAGGCAGGTTATTTTGAACAGACAGAAGTTCGCTTAGTCTTATCCTTTTTAAGAACAGTAGATAATCCGCTTCAAGACATTTATCTTGTCGGACTCATGCGCTCAGTGATTTATCAATTCACAGAGGATGAATTAGCTCAAATCAGAGTATGCAGTCCAAATGACGATTATTTCTATCAATCGATTCAGCATTATTTAAAAAATGAAGAATCAGATTCAGGCTTAGTTGATAAACTGCAAGCCTTTCTTAAAGATTTGAAGTTTTATCAAGATTTCAGTCTAGAGCATCCGGTCTATCAATTGATTGACCGTTTTTACAACGACCGCTTTGTCATCCAATATTTCAGCGGCATGATTGGTGGCAAAGGCCGTCGTGCCAACTTGTACGGTCTATACAATAAAGCTGTGGAATTTGAAAATTCCAGCTTCCGCGGCTTATTCCAATTTATTCGCTTTATCGATGAACTTATTGATCGCGGAAAAGACTTTGGTGAAGAGAATGTAGTAGGGCCAAATGATGACGTAGTCCGCATGATGACAGTTCATGCGAGTAAGGGTTTAGAATTTCCATTTGTGATTTATTCAGGTTTGAGCAAACAATTTAATCGCAGCGATTTGTATCAACCAGTTATATTAAATCAGAAATACGGAATGGGAATGACGTATTTTGATGTTGAGAAAGATGCAGCATATCCTTCGTTAGCTTCAGTAACATTAAAAGCTATAACGGAAAAGGAAATGATATCTGAAGAAATGCGTTTAATGTATGTTGCCTTGACCCGTGCTAAAGAGCAATTGTTTTTAGTAGGACGCGTCAAAGCAGAGAAAGAATTGGACAAGATGTTAAATACTGCCATTTCAAACAACATGTTGCCGATGAGTTACCGCTTAGAAGTTAAAAATCCGTTGCAACTCATCTATGCGATTTTGGCTAAATATCAGGCGCATAATTTAACACGTGATTTGAAATTTGAACGCAATATTGATGAATTGGACGATTCGATTCATCCGTATGCAGAAATTCATATCGATGAGTATAGTGAAATTTCCCAGGAAATACAGCATAAGGAAAATGAAGATTTCCGTACTGTAAATGATATAGTGAATTATCAAGCCACTCAGCCAAAACGTCAACAAATGATTGCAGAACAATTAGATTATCAATACCCATATCCAGCTGATATTGTTAAACCGACAAAACAGTCTGTTTCTGAATTAAAACGACAATTAGATACTGAAGAAACAGGTACCAGTTATGAACGTGTCCGTCAATATCAACTCGGTGCTTCAACGTACGAACGGCCAAAATTTATGAGACAGCATAAGAAACGTAAAGCAAATGAAATAGGAACGCTTATGCATACAGTGATGCAGCATCTTCCTTTTAAAAAGGAAAGAATGACAAGCGCAGAATTAGATGAATATATTGATGAATTGATTGAAAAGAACATCATAGAAGACGATGCTAAGCCAGATATTCGTGTAGATGAAGTAATGGACTTTATCGAGAGTGATTTGTATATGGACATCGCTCAAAGTGACCAGATTATGCGAGAAATGCCATTTGTAGTCAATCAGGCTAAAGTAGATCATCAGATGAGCAATGATGAAGATGTTTCTATTATACAAGGGATGATTGACTTGATTTATCGTAAAGATGGAGAATATTTCTTTGTCGATTATAAAACGGATGCATTCAACAGACGACGAGGCATTTCTGACGAAGAACTTGGCGAGCAATTGAAAGCACGTTATGAAGTGCAAATGTATTATTATCAATCAGCTTTAGAAACTATTTTGCAAAGAGAAGTCAAAGGTTTCTTATACTTCTTCAAATTCGGTACATTATCTTTAGATGAAAAGCATGAGCATTAA
- a CDS encoding CoA-disulfide reductase — protein sequence MTKVIVIGGVAGGATFASQLRRLDSECEITLFEKDRDVTFANCGLPYYLGNIIEKRSELLHFTPEQFKEKKDVTAKVFHEVIHVDPNHQTVTVKDLKNNTTFTEHYDYLVMSPGCRANRLPLDSDMIFTLRNLEDTDAIESYIEENNVQKALIVGAGYISLEVLENFYNRGIQTTLIHRSEAINKLMDQDMNQVVFDTMDEQNIDYRLNEEVESVDGKTVHFKSGKTEDFDIIIEGIGIKPNTEFLEDAGIEEDDAGYIPVNEFFQTNYRNVYAIGDIASYRYRHVDLPTHVPLAWGAHRAASIAAEHITQTRNIPFKGFLAANVVKFFDYTLASVGVTPADLKHFDYTMVESKQMNHAGYFPGAAPLHLRVYFEKNTRKIIRAAAVGKAGADKRIDILSLAMQNDMTVDELTEFETAYAPPYSSPKDIINMIGYKAQEK from the coding sequence ATGACGAAAGTAATTGTAATCGGAGGTGTCGCTGGCGGTGCTACATTTGCCAGCCAACTCAGACGTTTAGATTCTGAATGTGAAATCACTCTATTCGAAAAAGACCGTGATGTTACCTTTGCAAACTGCGGGCTCCCCTATTATCTCGGCAACATCATCGAGAAGCGCTCAGAACTGTTGCATTTTACTCCTGAACAATTTAAAGAAAAGAAAGATGTTACGGCTAAAGTATTTCACGAAGTCATTCATGTGGACCCTAATCATCAAACCGTAACCGTAAAAGATTTAAAAAATAATACTACTTTTACTGAGCATTACGATTATTTAGTGATGAGTCCAGGTTGTCGCGCTAATCGGCTGCCTTTAGACAGTGACATGATCTTTACTTTGCGTAATTTAGAAGATACAGATGCGATTGAATCTTATATTGAAGAAAATAATGTACAGAAGGCTCTTATTGTAGGAGCAGGATATATTTCCTTAGAAGTATTGGAGAACTTTTACAATAGAGGTATTCAAACCACTTTAATTCATCGTTCTGAAGCAATCAATAAATTGATGGACCAAGATATGAATCAAGTTGTCTTTGATACGATGGATGAACAAAATATTGACTACCGTCTGAATGAAGAAGTTGAATCTGTAGACGGTAAAACGGTTCATTTCAAATCAGGAAAGACGGAAGATTTTGATATCATTATTGAAGGCATCGGCATTAAGCCTAACACCGAGTTTCTAGAAGACGCTGGTATCGAGGAAGACGATGCCGGTTATATTCCAGTAAATGAGTTCTTCCAGACTAATTATCGAAATGTATATGCGATTGGTGATATTGCTTCTTATCGTTATCGCCACGTTGATTTACCTACTCATGTTCCTTTAGCTTGGGGTGCGCATCGTGCAGCCAGCATTGCAGCTGAGCATATTACTCAAACTCGTAATATTCCTTTTAAAGGCTTTTTAGCTGCCAATGTAGTAAAATTCTTTGATTATACCTTGGCGAGTGTCGGCGTTACTCCTGCAGACTTGAAACACTTTGATTACACTATGGTTGAATCCAAACAAATGAATCATGCGGGTTATTTCCCTGGTGCTGCACCGCTTCACTTACGTGTATATTTCGAAAAGAATACTAGAAAAATCATCCGAGCAGCTGCTGTAGGTAAAGCAGGAGCTGATAAACGCATTGACATTTTATCACTAGCTATGCAAAATGATATGACTGTAGATGAGCTAACTGAATTCGAAACTGCATATGCACCTCCATACAGTTCACCTAAAGACATTATTAATATGATCGGCTATAAAGCTCAAGAAAAATAA